GCTCGGTATCGCCGCCAGAAGTTCAATTGCTGTCCCGAAGAACCCGCTGAGCTTCTTTGGAGCCAGTTCGACCAAAAACAGCGCTACCACAACACTCATGGGTGTTGCGATCAAAAGAGCGATAAGTGTGGAGATCACTGTCCCGTATATACTGGAGAGCGCTCCGAACTCGCCTGAGACAGGGTCCCACTTTGTGGAAGTCAGAAAACCCAACCCGAACTTGCCTATGGCCATCTGAGAGTTTCGCCAAAGCTCGAATAGTATTCCGACCGCCAAGACGAGCAGCGTGCCCGCGCATGCGGCTGTGATTGCTCTGAAGAGCCGGTTCGCTGTCAGTTTGCGAGGTGCCGCCAGTTCGATGTCCTGCCTGATTGTATCTATATTAGTTGCCATACGCTGATCTCATAACCCGTAATCTACTGCAAACATACCAATCATGTCATTTCGAGCACAGCGAGAAATCTGCTTTTGAAACGCTTGCACAAAGCAGATTCCTCACATTCGTTGGGAATGACAAAATGCGAAATGTCTGCTCCAGCAACGCACAACTCCAATTCTAAACTAGCGAACACTCTTCCACTTAGCCTTGACCATCTTCACCACGTTATTGGGCATAGGGACGTAGTCGAGCTTTTTAGCCATGTCCGCGCCGTGCTGATAGCTCCAGTCGAAGAAACCAAGCATAGCCTTTGCGATCTTTTTGTCCGGCTGCTTTTTGTGGATGATTATGTATGACGCGCCTGTTATAGGCCAACTCTCTTCGCCGGGCTGGTCAGTGAGCACGACGTAGTATCCGGGCGCTTTTGCCCAGTCTGCATTTGCAGCAGCCGCCTGGAATGATTCAATCGACGGCGTAACATACTTTCCTGCCTTGTTCTTGAGTTTTGTATAGGTCATCTTGCTCTGCAGAGCGTAGGCATATTCAACGTAACCTATGGAGCCTTCAAGACGTTGGACATACGCTGCCACGCCCTCGTTGCCCTTGCCTCTGACACCTACCGGCCAGTTGACGGCCTTGCCGAACCCGACCTTTGCATGCCAGTCTTTTGAAGCCTTGTCGAGGTAGTTGGTAAAAATCCATGTAGTCCCGGAGCCGTCCGCTCTGCTGACCACTGTGATGTCCTTATTAGGAAGCGAAAGAGATGGGTTCTCTTTGACAATGGCCGGATCGTTCCACTTTTTTATCTTGCCGAGGTAGATGCCGGTGATTGTTTCCGGTGACAGGTTAAGCTCGCCCGGTTTTATTGACTTCAAGTTGACCACAGGCACGACCCCGCCCATAATCATCGGGAACTGTATGAGGCCCGCTTTGTCGAGTTCTTCGGCGGTGAGCGGTGCATCCGATGCGCCAAAGTCGACAGTCCCGGCCTTAATCTGCTGTACGCCTCCGCCTGAACCTATAGACTGATAGTTGATCTTGACTCCAGTGATCTGGTTGTATTTGTCCGCCCAAAGCGCATAGACAGGGTAGGGGAATGTGGCTCCTGCGCCGTTTACGGTAACCGACTTTTTCCCGTTAACCGCTACAGGGCCTTTCTTTCCGCAACCGCAGATGAGCAGAGCGGCCATCGTCGCAGCAAATGTCAGATACAAAATACGTCGATTCATACAATCTCCTCCTTTAACAAACTATCTGTAGCTAAGCTTACAGATCAATTGTTAAGATAGTGCAAGGACGGTGCAATATTTGTATGAATTTAACCCAACGGCAGTATTATCGAGAACGTGCTCCCGCTGCCTGGTTTGCTTTGGACTTCGGTCCTGCCGTGGTGAGCCTGCACTATGTGCTTGACGATAGCCAGCCCCAGGCCGGTGCCGCCCATTTTTCTGCTCCTGGCCTTGTCCACTCGATAAAACCGCTCAAATAGCCTTGGGATATGTTCCGGCTCGATCCCCACACCAGTATCAATTACCCGTATTGCGACCTCATGATCCATCCGCTCGGACCTTATTGTCACATTTCCACTGGGGCTGTATTTTATGGCGTTGTCTACAAGATTGGTGACGGCTTGCTCCAGCAAAGGAGCATTCATGCGGACAGATATGTCCTCGTCGCACTCCAGAATGATCTCGGCATTTTGCTCTTTTGCCTTGGGTTGGAGGCTTACCATGGCCGCAAGCATCACGTCCTTTATACTGCTCACTTCCATTTCGATCTCTTTTGACTCCACTTTCTGCTCGATTCGAGAGAGCGCCAAAAGGTCGTCAATAATAGCATCGAGCCTTTCAGACTGCCTTGAGACTATCTCGAGAAAATCGCCTGCCTTTTCGGGGTCTTTGATAGCGCCCTCGCGGAGTGTCTCAACAAACCCTTTAATGGATGTGATCGGGGTTTTGAGTTCATGAGAGACGTTGGCAACGAACTCCTTGCGCATATTTTCGAGGTTGCGCGTTTGTGTGATATCGTTCAAGACAACCAGCACGCCTATCTTCATCCCGTTCGCGTCCAGCAGAGCAGTTCCCATCGCCTGTATTAGAATGCCGGGTCTGAAGACTATTTCGTCATTTACCGGAGCCGGGCTTATATGAGCTTTCTCGAAGAACTTTTGTAAATAGACATTTCTGATCGCTTCCTGAATGGTCTTTCCCTTGATCGATATAAGGTCGACACCAAGCAGCCGCTCGGCCATAGGGTTTAGTATCAGCAGCCTATCGTCGTTGTCGATTGCTATGACCCCTTCTTTCATGCTCGATAGAATTGCCTGCTGCTCGCTGGATTTCTGCGTGATAGTGCGCACCTGCATATCTAGCTGCGCTGCCATGCGGTTGAGCGTATCCGCAAGGCTTGCAAACTCTTCTGTATCGGATGTCGGTATATGCGAGCTGAAGTCGCCGCCTGCAAATCGAGCTGCGGCCTCTTTCATTCGCAGCAGCGGATTGTCGATCCATTTCACGGCCAGCAGGCTCGCGATAGCCGCGAACAGCGTAATAAGCAGTGCGCCGAAAAATATATGACGATATATTGTCTCAGGAGCCGCGTCGAGAGCCGTCGCTGCGAGCGCAGTGCGTATGACTCCGGTAGTTTGATCACCATTCTTGATCGGGACGGCAAGATATACCATCGTGAAGTGCAGGGTGGGGCTTAAGCGCCTTGCAGTTCCAACCTTACCTGCAAGAGCTTCGCGAAACTCTGGTCTGTCTGAGTGATTTTCCATTGCAGCCGGGTTAGATTCAGAATCCGCGACTACTTTTCCATTAGGTAAGATCACAGTAATGCGGGTTTTTGAGGTCTTGGCGAGTCGTTTGACGTCATAACGGAGCTTGTGAATCGAGCCGGATGTATACACAGGCCCGATATCTTTCGCGAGGAGTCTGGTCCTGACTTCAAGGTCTGATTCAACTTGAGAGTAATAGAACTCGCGCAGAGCATCGGATGCGTATAATGCTATAAGCAGCACGGATACAAGAGTGATAACAAAATATACGGGGAATAGTTTCCATAACAGCGGTTTCCTGCGCATTGTTTACTCCTTGAGCCTGTAACCGACCCCGCGCACTGTGTCTATATACTCGCCCGCCTCGCCGAGCTTTCTCCTCAGTGAGACGATGTGGACATCCACCGACCTATCCGTCACTTCAGATTCCTCACCCCTTGAGCACTCGACAATCTGATATCGGGTAAATACCCATCCCGGACGTCTGGCGAGCGCATGGAGTATACGAAACTCAGTGAGTGTCAGATCAACCGTTTCAGAGTTAATTGTGACCAGGTGCCTGCCGGGGTCGATCCGAATGCCGTGGATTGTGATGATATCCGATTCCTTTGCAGGTTCGGTTTTTTCCCTGCGAAGCACTGCCCTCACGCGCGCGATAAGCACTTTTGGGCTGAACGGTTTGGTTATATAGTCATCCGCGCCGAGTTCGAGACCCGTCACAATATCCGACTCCTCACCTTTCGCTGTGAGCATAATTATTGGTATCGCTTTCGTTATCGGGTCTGAGCGCAGTATGCGGCATACGTTAAGCCCGTCTACACCGGGCAGCATCAGGTCTAGCATGATTAGGTCAGGCATCCCTGTCCGCGCCTCGATTAGCGCCTGCTCACCTGTAGTGACCGTGCACGTCAAATATCCCTCTTTGGCGAGGTTATAGTCGACCAGCCTCAGGATTTCTTCCTCATCATCAACTATCAGCACTTTTTCTTTAGGCATTGAGATCACTCCCGATAAGCACATGTATATTGAATCATATCTTTGTTAGGAAAGCGTTAGGATATTCTACGGCGGTAA
The DNA window shown above is from Armatimonadota bacterium and carries:
- the pstS gene encoding phosphate ABC transporter substrate-binding protein PstS yields the protein MNRRILYLTFAATMAALLICGCGKKGPVAVNGKKSVTVNGAGATFPYPVYALWADKYNQITGVKINYQSIGSGGGVQQIKAGTVDFGASDAPLTAEELDKAGLIQFPMIMGGVVPVVNLKSIKPGELNLSPETITGIYLGKIKKWNDPAIVKENPSLSLPNKDITVVSRADGSGTTWIFTNYLDKASKDWHAKVGFGKAVNWPVGVRGKGNEGVAAYVQRLEGSIGYVEYAYALQSKMTYTKLKNKAGKYVTPSIESFQAAAANADWAKAPGYYVVLTDQPGEESWPITGASYIIIHKKQPDKKIAKAMLGFFDWSYQHGADMAKKLDYVPMPNNVVKMVKAKWKSVR
- a CDS encoding ATP-binding protein produces the protein MRRKPLLWKLFPVYFVITLVSVLLIALYASDALREFYYSQVESDLEVRTRLLAKDIGPVYTSGSIHKLRYDVKRLAKTSKTRITVILPNGKVVADSESNPAAMENHSDRPEFREALAGKVGTARRLSPTLHFTMVYLAVPIKNGDQTTGVIRTALAATALDAAPETIYRHIFFGALLITLFAAIASLLAVKWIDNPLLRMKEAAARFAGGDFSSHIPTSDTEEFASLADTLNRMAAQLDMQVRTITQKSSEQQAILSSMKEGVIAIDNDDRLLILNPMAERLLGVDLISIKGKTIQEAIRNVYLQKFFEKAHISPAPVNDEIVFRPGILIQAMGTALLDANGMKIGVLVVLNDITQTRNLENMRKEFVANVSHELKTPITSIKGFVETLREGAIKDPEKAGDFLEIVSRQSERLDAIIDDLLALSRIEQKVESKEIEMEVSSIKDVMLAAMVSLQPKAKEQNAEIILECDEDISVRMNAPLLEQAVTNLVDNAIKYSPSGNVTIRSERMDHEVAIRVIDTGVGIEPEHIPRLFERFYRVDKARSRKMGGTGLGLAIVKHIVQAHHGRTEVQSKPGSGSTFSIILPLG
- a CDS encoding response regulator produces the protein MPKEKVLIVDDEEEILRLVDYNLAKEGYLTCTVTTGEQALIEARTGMPDLIMLDLMLPGVDGLNVCRILRSDPITKAIPIIMLTAKGEESDIVTGLELGADDYITKPFSPKVLIARVRAVLRREKTEPAKESDIITIHGIRIDPGRHLVTINSETVDLTLTEFRILHALARRPGWVFTRYQIVECSRGEESEVTDRSVDVHIVSLRRKLGEAGEYIDTVRGVGYRLKE